Proteins from a genomic interval of Nitrospirota bacterium:
- a CDS encoding PstS family phosphate ABC transporter substrate-binding protein — MQLLKYFQAMLSRTILPFSVILAMACPAQAQIKPGLDSNILPYQPVGSFSGTIAIAGSDSMKPLTESWANDLRQLYPGLTIKVSSAGSETGLAQLMEGKAQVAAISRRMTVQEIVEFKREFGYEPTEVPVAVDALAVFVHKDNPIEGLTLAQVDAIFSIERRRGLRYPVNSWGDAMLLEEGWVEAPIHIYGRNGNSGTATFFREHVLNGADFKKTMTVGAGSASVVVELMKDRYGIGFSGIGYRTSGLRPVPLATVQGGRYVAPTFETAMDGSYPLRRQLYLYVNRAPKVALPGSLAEYVKFALSQQGQQIVVDEGYYALQTMELTRLIAMWSTPVRTAAGEQPIKLRD; from the coding sequence ATGCAACTATTGAAATACTTTCAGGCCATGCTCTCGCGAACCATTCTCCCTTTCTCCGTCATCCTGGCCATGGCCTGTCCTGCACAGGCTCAGATAAAGCCTGGCCTCGATTCGAATATCCTCCCCTACCAGCCTGTCGGGAGTTTTAGCGGAACGATTGCCATCGCAGGCTCCGATTCCATGAAGCCCCTGACGGAATCCTGGGCGAATGATCTGCGGCAGCTGTATCCTGGATTGACGATCAAAGTCTCCAGTGCGGGCTCCGAGACAGGCCTGGCTCAGCTCATGGAAGGGAAAGCGCAGGTCGCCGCCATATCGCGCCGTATGACCGTTCAAGAGATCGTCGAGTTCAAGCGTGAATTCGGATACGAACCCACAGAGGTACCCGTCGCCGTCGATGCGTTGGCAGTCTTCGTGCACAAAGACAACCCGATCGAAGGATTGACCCTCGCACAAGTTGATGCCATCTTCTCCATAGAACGACGACGCGGACTGAGATATCCTGTCAATTCGTGGGGCGACGCCATGTTGTTGGAAGAGGGGTGGGTGGAGGCGCCTATCCACATCTACGGACGGAATGGTAATTCCGGCACTGCAACATTCTTCAGAGAGCACGTCTTAAACGGGGCGGATTTCAAGAAGACCATGACGGTAGGCGCCGGCTCGGCATCCGTCGTGGTTGAATTGATGAAGGATCGATATGGCATCGGATTCAGCGGCATCGGCTACCGAACCTCAGGACTCCGTCCGGTTCCCCTGGCGACGGTCCAGGGCGGGAGGTATGTGGCGCCCACATTTGAAACGGCGATGGATGGATCCTACCCTCTGAGACGCCAGCTGTACCTCTACGTCAACCGGGCTCCGAAAGTCGCACTGCCAGGCTCACTCGCGGAGTACGTGAAATTCGCGCTCAGTCAGCAAGGCCAGCAGATCGTGGTGGACGAGGGCTACTATGCTCTCCAGACGATGGAACTCACTCGTTTAATCGCGATGTGGTCGACACCAGTCCGAACCGCCGCCGGGGAACAGCCGATCAAACTTCGCGACTAG
- a CDS encoding response regulator transcription factor translates to MTVARNTILIFMEAEPFARSIKKAFDASGYQSTIVTTESAAYAAARTSLPSLIIIDRLQRTLTNLRQLQTLVAVPIVAVQEGTAPCTDDDCIQDYDHGIDLVICSQSPRELVARVRAILRRREPRHESNSYYSAGAVRMDLDRHEVTVTGRLVELTPKEFQILHQFLESPSRAFSRQEMLNRVWGDGFALEEHALDVHIHSLRQKIEVDPACPKIIVTVRGIGYKLRA, encoded by the coding sequence ATGACCGTCGCGCGGAATACGATTCTGATCTTCATGGAGGCTGAGCCATTCGCTCGGTCGATCAAGAAGGCCTTCGACGCGAGCGGATATCAGAGTACGATCGTGACGACCGAGTCTGCTGCCTATGCGGCAGCCAGGACATCCCTGCCCTCGCTGATCATCATCGATCGTCTCCAGAGGACCCTTACCAATTTGCGCCAACTCCAGACTCTCGTTGCCGTACCTATTGTCGCGGTGCAAGAGGGGACAGCCCCTTGTACAGACGACGATTGTATCCAAGATTACGACCACGGCATCGATCTCGTCATCTGCAGCCAAAGTCCTCGTGAACTCGTCGCGCGTGTGCGGGCCATCTTGCGGAGGCGGGAGCCGCGGCATGAATCAAATTCCTACTACAGTGCGGGCGCCGTTCGCATGGATCTGGATCGTCACGAAGTAACTGTTACCGGCCGATTGGTCGAACTCACCCCGAAAGAGTTTCAGATCCTCCACCAGTTTCTTGAATCGCCCAGCCGGGCCTTCTCCCGTCAAGAAATGCTCAATCGGGTTTGGGGCGATGGATTTGCCCTGGAGGAACATGCTCTCGACGTCCACATCCATTCCCTCCGACAAAAGATCGAAGTGGATCCTGCCTGCCCCAAAATCATCGTCACCGTGCGTGGTATCGGCTACAAGCTGCGGGCCTGA
- a CDS encoding CBS domain-containing protein, which produces MITVGQLMKKDLVTVDTGTSVIEAAKLMKACNVGSVLISHEGRVIGIVTESDIVRKVVGSDRGPYFIPVEDIMSSPIVGIEERCPLTEAADLMNRHQTRHLGVTKDGSVVGILSVRDLLRPVSIDEF; this is translated from the coding sequence ATGATCACAGTCGGACAATTGATGAAGAAAGATCTCGTGACCGTCGATACGGGCACCTCGGTGATCGAGGCGGCCAAGCTGATGAAGGCCTGCAATGTTGGCAGCGTGCTGATCTCTCATGAAGGCCGCGTCATCGGCATTGTCACCGAATCGGACATCGTCAGAAAGGTCGTCGGCTCTGACCGCGGCCCCTACTTTATTCCCGTCGAAGACATCATGAGCAGCCCGATTGTCGGGATCGAAGAGCGCTGCCCTCTCACCGAAGCGGCAGACCTGATGAATAGACACCAGACGCGGCACCTCGGTGTGACCAAGGATGGATCGGTGGTGGGAATCCTCTCCGTTCGCGATTTACTCCGACCGGTCTCCATCGACGAATTCTAG